From a region of the Thermodesulfobium sp. 4217-1 genome:
- a CDS encoding DMT family transporter, protein MSNLFANFLFFILIIIWSYTAIVTKVALQYIDPFELSLLRTLIGTLFLFLIAVALKKLTIPKNLWLVMVLGFLQNSLLMIFYNIALVRGGAGKVVLLIYSMPFWTIFFSVMFFKEKLSLLQKISFVLALSGLIFILRPWSSNSDLLSYIVAILGGLSWAAANIVAIFIWRRGEKIDGITLSFWQMLFGFLGVFVFMFFVKVSRPMDVNPTLIFALFFIGVLATGFAWFLWLYLLKNISPSVVGLTSLLVPIFSIFEAWYHLGEVPEKYEIIGIFLILTALLLIYLNSVMKIKRDKTHQDV, encoded by the coding sequence ATGAGTAATCTATTTGCTAATTTTTTGTTTTTTATTTTAATAATTATATGGTCATACACGGCAATTGTTACCAAGGTGGCTTTGCAGTATATCGACCCATTTGAGCTTTCTTTGTTAAGAACTCTTATCGGTACTTTGTTTTTATTTTTGATCGCAGTTGCACTAAAAAAACTTACAATTCCAAAAAATCTATGGTTAGTTATGGTTTTAGGTTTTTTGCAAAACTCTTTATTGATGATCTTTTACAATATAGCTCTTGTACGGGGTGGAGCTGGCAAAGTGGTTTTGTTAATCTATTCTATGCCATTCTGGACCATCTTTTTTTCTGTAATGTTTTTCAAAGAAAAACTATCTTTGCTGCAGAAGATTTCTTTTGTCTTAGCTCTTTCTGGACTGATTTTTATTCTAAGACCATGGTCTTCTAATTCTGATCTTTTAAGCTATATTGTGGCAATATTGGGTGGTCTCTCGTGGGCTGCTGCAAATATCGTTGCAATTTTCATTTGGAGAAGGGGAGAGAAAATCGACGGCATAACTCTTTCGTTCTGGCAAATGCTGTTTGGCTTCCTGGGGGTTTTCGTTTTTATGTTTTTTGTAAAGGTATCAAGGCCAATGGACGTTAACCCAACCCTCATCTTTGCTTTGTTTTTTATAGGCGTTTTGGCAACCGGGTTTGCATGGTTTTTATGGCTTTATCTTTTGAAAAATATCTCTCCTTCAGTGGTGGGCTTAACTTCATTGCTTGTGCCAATCTTTTCAATTTTTGAGGCCTGGTATCATCTGGGAGAGGTGCCTGAGAAATACGAGATTATTGGAATTTTTCTTATATTGACAGCACTTCTGTTGATTTATTTAAACTCTGTGATGAAAATTAAGCGAGATAAGACTCATCAAGATGTTTGA
- a CDS encoding GGDEF domain-containing protein, whose product MIEKIKNDKNFNILRSYDKSTKICSAIFIPLKINNSYICTLTLWSNKKIFDRETILLLEEISKNISNKLEITNLEIEQERIKKSIKYLAYHDQLTGLYNRSFLKECITKILNKNKKVLNIAIFEMDLDKFKAINDTFGHDAGDELLKIVAKRIKSLTRTQDVLVRLGGDEFTLIVESFNSENDLELIASRIIEKICEPFVINDAKAKIGISIGIAYFSGEYNKETNKLENILFKTADNNMYKSKANGRNMYIISKINSDYQPF is encoded by the coding sequence TTGATAGAAAAAATAAAAAATGATAAAAATTTTAATATTCTTAGAAGTTATGATAAATCTACCAAAATATGTTCAGCTATATTTATACCTCTAAAAATTAATAATAGCTACATATGTACTCTCACTTTATGGAGCAATAAGAAAATCTTTGATAGAGAAACAATATTGCTCTTAGAAGAAATCTCAAAAAATATTTCAAATAAGTTAGAAATTACAAACCTTGAAATTGAACAGGAAAGAATAAAAAAGAGCATAAAATATCTTGCGTATCACGACCAGTTAACTGGTCTATATAACAGATCTTTCTTAAAAGAATGTATTACAAAGATATTAAACAAAAACAAAAAAGTCCTAAATATTGCTATTTTTGAGATGGATCTGGACAAATTTAAGGCTATAAACGATACATTTGGTCACGATGCAGGGGATGAATTGCTAAAAATTGTCGCTAAAAGAATTAAATCTCTCACAAGAACACAGGATGTTTTGGTAAGGCTTGGCGGAGATGAATTTACTTTGATAGTAGAATCATTTAATTCTGAAAATGACCTTGAATTGATTGCGTCAAGAATAATAGAGAAAATATGCGAACCTTTTGTCATAAACGATGCAAAGGCAAAGATAGGCATTAGCATAGGTATAGCTTATTTTTCTGGTGAATACAACAAAGAAACAAACAAGCTGGAAAATATCTTATTTAAAACCGCGGATAACAATATGTATAAATCAAAAGCAAATGGAAGAAATATGTATATAATCTCAAAAATTAATTCAGACTATCAACCATTTTGA